The following nucleotide sequence is from Achromobacter spanius.
GACTGAAAGCGATCGGAAAACCATCAGATCCCGTCAGCTGGTGCAAGTGCTGGAGGTGAGCCACCAGCATGGCATCGTCGTCAGGGCCTAGCAGAATCAAGCCCGCCTGCTGGCCAAGCCAGTGGTCGAGCGCGAAGGTAAAGAGCGGCTCGTCCAGCGGTACCAGCAAAGGCCCGCCGCGATAGCCTGGAGAAGCGTATTCCCAGGGCGTGTCGCGCCACACCCAACGATAGTCAAAACGCTTGGTTAACTTCAGCAGGTCTTGTTCAAGTGTTTCGCTGTGTGCTCCGCTCAGCCAAAGCCAAGGCCGTGCGCCCTGTTGGAGCGTGGCCCAGTTCAGGTGAGGCAGTGTGTTCACCACTTGACGCGACCAGTTGGATTGATCGGACGTGGTGTCCTTCATGCCGTTTCCGTATGGCCTGGAACGCTGAGCGTTGCTTCGAATATCTGCGGGGTGGTGAAGGTCCGGAAGTCGGACGAAGAAGTCATGGCGTGCTCCCGCCGAGGACGGACCGTAGTGGCCGTCTCAGGCGTCAAGTGGTGGTAACCACTTTTAGAAGCAAGCTCCTAAGCAGGTAAATGAGAACAATCTTAGAAATGTATGGGACATGTCCTGTTCTCTTAGGCGAACCTGTTCGGGAGCCAGCCGGACAACGGCTTAGAAGCGGCCGCGCAAGGTCAATGCGGCGCTGCGCGGCGTCCCGTAGAAGTTGCCGTAGTCCAGGTAACCGACCGTGCTGTAGTAGGTCTTGTCGAACAAATTGTTCACGTTGACCTGCGCCGACCAGTTGTCGCTGATCTGGTATTGGGCAAACGCATTCCAGATCGCGTAGCCGGGCTGCGTGAACTTGTAAGGCTTGCTTTGCTTGCTGAGGCTGCCGTCGGCATTACGCAAGTACGCGCTGCCGCTGACATAGGTGGTGCTTTGGATGCTGACGCCGCCGCCCACTTTCCAGCGATGCAGTTCGCCCGGCAACTGGTAGGTCGCAAAGATCTTGGCCATGTGCTTGGGCGTCAGGGGCTGATAGCTGCCTCCCGACGCATTGCGGTCGCGATTCTGGTTGTAGTTGTAGCTGGCTGTCAGTTGGACGCCCGGCGCCACTTCCCCGCTTAATTCCGCGTCGAAGCCCTTGCTGACGATGTTCCCGTTGGGCAGGAAGCAGCAAGTCGCGCCGTTGCCCGCCCTGCTGGACGGATAGGTCGTATCGCGCACGGCGGCATTCTTGCGCTCGATCTGATAAATGGCGAACGCGCTATGCAGCTTGCCGTCCAGATGCTCGCCCTTCAGGCCGATCTCGTAGTTGCGGCCGGTTACCGGGTCCAGCGGGTTACCGGGCGCCGGGCCTTGCAGGCTGTTGGCTTGCGATTTGAAGGTTTCGGCCACGCTGGCGTAGGTGGTCCAGGTGTCGTTCAGATCAACCGTCGCGGCCAGATAGGGCGTAAAGACATTGTCGTCCTGGTACTGGGTCACCGAGGTTGCAGTGACCTCTCTTGCGGCATTCAAGGTCTGGTTCGTGAATGTGTAGTCGTACCGGCTCAGGCGGCCGCCCACAATCACATGCAGCGGATCGGCCAGATGCATGTTCAGCGACCCGTACACGCCGGCCTGCCGCGTGTCGGTGGTCTGATTCCACATCGGCGTGAAGTCCGTGTCGCGCGGGTAATCGTAAGGATCGAACTCAAAGATGTCAGGCACCGCCTGACCGCGGTTGGACGGTTTGGAACCATAAGTGCTGGGCCGAAAACGTTCCCAACTGGCGCCCACCACCACCTGGTGGCGGCGACCCCACAGGCCAAACGAACCATTGGCGGATAAGTCGATGGACGTGTTCTTGAAGTGCTCGTTCTGGTCGCTGGCGGTGTCGAACAACCCGCTGCCCGTCAAGGGGTCGATCGCGCCGGAGAAATAGTGATCGAAACGGTCCTGGTGCGAGTTTTCATGGTTGATGTCCAGGTTGGCGCTCCAATCGCCTCCAAGCTGCTGCGTCACATGCCCGAAGAGATTGACGATGGTCCGGGTCGCCTGATCATCGGCGCCGCTAAGGTAGGTATTGCGGGGAAGCTTCAGGTCCTCGCCGGTGGCATAGCGCGGCAAACCGTAGCCCTGATAGGACGAATCCCGCTTTTGATAAGAGGCCCCGACAAAGGCCGTGGTGGTGCTGGTCAGATCCGCTTCAAGAATCCCGTAGCCTAGCGTGCGGCGGCTGTGCGCCACATCGTAGAAGAAATTCTTGTCTTCATAGGCCAGCACGCCGCGCCCACGCAACTTGCCGTTTTCCGTCAGCGGGCCACTCACGTCCAGATCCGTACGCTTATAGGCCCAACTGCCTACCTCGGCCTGCGCGATGACCTGCAATTCCGGGGTGGGTTTCTTGCGTACCAGGTTGATCGTGCCGCCCGCTTCGTTGGCGCCGCCAAACAGACCGTCAGCACCGCGCAGCACTTCGACGTGATCATAGAACGCCATGTCATCGTCCGCACCGAACGAGCGGTACATCGACGCCCCGCCATCCACGCGCATATTGCCGATTGCGAATCCGCGCGACAGGTAGTTGCTGCTGAGCATCGCCCCCTGGAACATCGCGATGCCCGGCGTGGCGCTCATCACGTCGTTCAGGCTGACCAGACGCCGGTCTTCGATCTCTTGCCGGGTGATCACCGACACGCTTTGCGGCACCTCGCGCAGCGCTTGCGCCGTCTTGCCCCCCACCGTGGCCGAACTGGCGGTGAAAGAACCGGTGTTTTCGGTCACGCCCAGGCGGCCCAGCACGGTGACGGGTTCAAGCTGCGTCACGCCGGGCGGTGGCACGCGAACCAGGCGATACCCGTCACGCTCGGGCAGCGCCTCCAGACCCGTGCCGCGCAGCAACGCCACCAGCCCTTCCCTGACGCTCATCACCCCGTCCACGCCCGGACTCTGCAAACCCGACGTGACGGCGGGATCGCTTGCGATCAACACTCCAGCCTGCGCGCCGAAGCTCAACAAGGCGGCATTCAAGCCACCCGCGTCAATGCGATAGGCGCGACGTTGATCGTCGGCTGCCGCCTGCGCCCAGGCAGAAGACGGCAGATGGGGAAGGATTGCGCCAAGCAATACCGACGCAAGAAGGGTGTGGCGGGCGGCTCGGGGAAAGGCCATGACTCAGAGTTCCTAGACTGGGATGGAAAACAGATACGCCGGTGTGTTGGCGCCGTTCTCTATCTCTTTCGCTCGAACGCTGAATTTCCGCCTTTCCTGTAACAACTTCACCGCGCCCTCAGTGGGCGGCGCTCAGGGTCACCCAATATCGCGTGCGGTAATGCACCCGCACCGGCAACACCCGGGGCAGCATCGTCAGAATGCTGTCGCTGTCCGCCAACGGATACGTGCCCACCACTTCCAGCCGCGCGATGGCGGGATCACAACGCAGCACGCCCGTCCGGTAGCGGGCCAGTTGCGCCACGAAGTCGCCTAACGGCATCCGGTCGGCCAACAACATGCCATGCGTCCAGGCGTCCGCGCCCGGCGCCACCGGCAGCACCGGACCGGTGCCCAACGCTTGCAGCGCCGTATGCTGGCCTGCCAGCACCCGAGTCACCCGCCCATCGGCGCGCGCGACGATATCAACCGCCCCTACAAAAACGGCGATCTCATAGCCTCGGTCAGCCCCGTTGTCGCGCACGGAATAGCGCGTACCCACAGGCGTCAGCACGCCGTCGCGCGTCATCACCGACAGCGGGCCCAAGTCGTTGGGACTGGCGCTGGTGATCAAGATTTCACCCGAACGCAGCACCAGGGAGCGAGGCCGCTGGTCCAGGCGCAGGTCCAGCGCGGTGCCCGGCCCCATGACGATGCGCGTGCCGTCATCCAACGTCAGGGTGCGCAGTTCGCCCGTGCCCGTGCGCTGATCCGCCAGCAGGACGGGCCAGCGTTCCCACGGTTCGGCGGCCCATGCCAGCCCGGCCACAGCGCCGCCCGTCACCATCCACTTGAGCGCGTCGCGGCGCGCGCGGCGCATCGCGGCCCGCTCGATCAATTCGACCGCGACCGCCGGCGGCGCCACGGCACAGCGCGCCGCAAGATCGCCCCGCATGGCGCACATCCGCTGCCAGATGGTTTCGTTGTCGGGATGCGCCTGCCGCCAGCGCAGACAGGCGGCCACCGTCGCATCGCTGGGCTCGCCTTGCAGCCGGGCCATCCAGTCGGCCGCCTGCGCCAGGCGCTTGCGATCGACCAGCAGGCCGTCCGGGGCACGCTTGCTCAGCATCGCGGCGTCAGCCATAGATCGCCAGATAGCAATGCTGCAAGGCCTTGGACAAGGCTTTCTGTACGGCGTTGGTGGAAATGCCCAATTCGCGGGCGATCTCGGGCTGCGACAGACCTTGCACCTGCGCCAGCATGAACACCCGGTGCACGTGCACCGACAAGCCATCTAACACGGCGCACACCGCCGTCACCGCCTCGACCACCAGCGCCTGCTCTTCCGGCGAAGGGGCCACGTCGACGGGCTGGCGCGCCAGCACCTCGCAATAAGCCGCCTCGACGGCCGCCCGGCGGAAATGGCCGATGGTCAGTGTGCGAGCAATGTTGGTCAGGCAGGCGCGCGGCGCCGCGATGATGGCGCGGATATCGTCACGCAAGACCCGTTCGAAGGTGTCGTGCGCCAAGTCGGCCGCCTGGTCGACGTTACCCGTCTTGCGCCGCAGTAGTGTCACCAGCCAGCGGTGATGGACGCGATAAAGGTCCTCGACCGCCTGGCCTTTCATAACATCGGATGAGGAAGACACGGCTGCGCCCGCACCAAAATGGAACAATAACGATTCGCATTATAGACACGACACGGACGGCATGGTGGACGGCGCCTTCAGCGAATACATCGACCAATGCAACGACGCGATGTGGCTTCTGGACCGCGAGTGGGTGGACTCGGTGGGTGGGGCTCGGTGGGTGGGCCCGTTCAAAGCCTTGTATTTGCAGACTATTCTGGCGCGGCAGGAGGGGCTCGAACCCCCGACCCCGGGCTTAGAAGGCCCGTGCTCTATCCAGCTGAGCTACTGCCGCGCAGTCTTTTGATGACCCCGAAAGATGTCCGGGCGCCGCATTTTACCTTGTTGCCGAAAAACTTGGGACGCGGCCTACCGCAGCGGCCTCTAAGCCCCCACGCCCCCCTACTCGTCCTCGATATCCGCGTGCGTGGACACCCACAGCACCATCGCATCCGCCTCGCTCAGGCTGATTACCCGGTGGCCCATGCGGCTGTCTATATAGAAGCTTTCGCCCGCCTTCAAACGCGCCGGTTCGTAGAACTCGGTGTACAGCATGACCTCCCCTTCCAGCACGTAGACGAATTCTTCGCCGCGGTGGCGGCTCCAGTCCTGGAATTCGTCGAACGAGCGCGCCTTGACGCGGGTGTGAAACGGCATCATGCGCTTGTGTGACAGCGCGGTGCACAGCAGGCGGTGGTCGTAGTACGGGGTTTCGTATTGGCGGCCTTCGCCTTCGCGGCTGAGGCTGCGGCGGCCGGTGCCCATGTGGGCGTCGGACGCGGTGAAGAGTTCGGCTACGTCCAGGTCCAGGCCCGCGGCGATCTTGATCAGGTTGTCGTAGGTGGGCGACAGCAGGCTGTTTTCTATTTTCGACAGCGTGGACGCGGCAACGCCGGTGGCTGCCGCCGCCTGCTTCAGGGTCCAATTGCGCGCTTGGCGCAAGGCCCGCAGCCGTTGCGCCAACGCGCTTTGTTTGTTGCCGTGCATCCTGTGTACCTTGTCATGCCCGCGTGGTGCGCTCCCGCCACCAGTCGCGCGCCTGGTAAGACCAATAAGTCAGTTGAACCGCCGCCGTGCCCAGCCCGCCGCCGTTCCAGGCCAGCCCAAAAGGTTCGAATAATTTATAGCGTTGCGTGTCGCCGGTGATCCCTTCGGCCACGACGCGCCCGCCAATGGAGGTGGTGTTCATGCCGTGACCGCCGAACGCCGTGCAATACCAGACGTCTGGCGCCAGCTGGCCAATCTGCGGCATCAGATGCCGGGCGTAAGCCATGCGGCCCGACCAGGCGGTTTCCACGCGCAGCCCCTGCAATTGCGGGTAAACGGACAGCAATTCGCGGCGCAGCGATTCGGCCAGATCGGGTGGGTCGTCGACACGGGTGGTGATTCTACTGCCCCAGCCGATACGGCCGCCATCCAGCACGCGGTAATAGTTGCCGGCGCGGCGGTCGTCGCCGATGGCCGCGGTGCTGCGGATGGCTTCAAGCACCCGGTCGCCCAGCGGTTCGGTCAGCATGATGTAGGTGGCAATGGGCAGCATCGCGCGGCGCAGCGCGGGCACCACGTCGCCGGTGTAGCCGCCGGTGGCCAGCACCACGGTGCGCGCTTCGATCTGGCCTTGGGCGGTTTTCAGGTGCTTGACGGCGCCGGTCAGCGTGACGCCGGTGACGGGGGAATCTTCATGGATGCGCACGCCCAGGCGCACGCATTCTCGGGCCAGCGC
It contains:
- a CDS encoding TonB-dependent siderophore receptor, which codes for MAFPRAARHTLLASVLLGAILPHLPSSAWAQAAADDQRRAYRIDAGGLNAALLSFGAQAGVLIASDPAVTSGLQSPGVDGVMSVREGLVALLRGTGLEALPERDGYRLVRVPPPGVTQLEPVTVLGRLGVTENTGSFTASSATVGGKTAQALREVPQSVSVITRQEIEDRRLVSLNDVMSATPGIAMFQGAMLSSNYLSRGFAIGNMRVDGGASMYRSFGADDDMAFYDHVEVLRGADGLFGGANEAGGTINLVRKKPTPELQVIAQAEVGSWAYKRTDLDVSGPLTENGKLRGRGVLAYEDKNFFYDVAHSRRTLGYGILEADLTSTTTAFVGASYQKRDSSYQGYGLPRYATGEDLKLPRNTYLSGADDQATRTIVNLFGHVTQQLGGDWSANLDINHENSHQDRFDHYFSGAIDPLTGSGLFDTASDQNEHFKNTSIDLSANGSFGLWGRRHQVVVGASWERFRPSTYGSKPSNRGQAVPDIFEFDPYDYPRDTDFTPMWNQTTDTRQAGVYGSLNMHLADPLHVIVGGRLSRYDYTFTNQTLNAAREVTATSVTQYQDDNVFTPYLAATVDLNDTWTTYASVAETFKSQANSLQGPAPGNPLDPVTGRNYEIGLKGEHLDGKLHSAFAIYQIERKNAAVRDTTYPSSRAGNGATCCFLPNGNIVSKGFDAELSGEVAPGVQLTASYNYNQNRDRNASGGSYQPLTPKHMAKIFATYQLPGELHRWKVGGGVSIQSTTYVSGSAYLRNADGSLSKQSKPYKFTQPGYAIWNAFAQYQISDNWSAQVNVNNLFDKTYYSTVGYLDYGNFYGTPRSAALTLRGRF
- a CDS encoding FecR domain-containing protein codes for the protein MADAAMLSKRAPDGLLVDRKRLAQAADWMARLQGEPSDATVAACLRWRQAHPDNETIWQRMCAMRGDLAARCAVAPPAVAVELIERAAMRRARRDALKWMVTGGAVAGLAWAAEPWERWPVLLADQRTGTGELRTLTLDDGTRIVMGPGTALDLRLDQRPRSLVLRSGEILITSASPNDLGPLSVMTRDGVLTPVGTRYSVRDNGADRGYEIAVFVGAVDIVARADGRVTRVLAGQHTALQALGTGPVLPVAPGADAWTHGMLLADRMPLGDFVAQLARYRTGVLRCDPAIARLEVVGTYPLADSDSILTMLPRVLPVRVHYRTRYWVTLSAAH
- a CDS encoding sigma-70 family RNA polymerase sigma factor, coding for MSSSSDVMKGQAVEDLYRVHHRWLVTLLRRKTGNVDQAADLAHDTFERVLRDDIRAIIAAPRACLTNIARTLTIGHFRRAAVEAAYCEVLARQPVDVAPSPEEQALVVEAVTAVCAVLDGLSVHVHRVFMLAQVQGLSQPEIARELGISTNAVQKALSKALQHCYLAIYG
- a CDS encoding helix-turn-helix domain-containing protein, translating into MHGNKQSALAQRLRALRQARNWTLKQAAAATGVAASTLSKIENSLLSPTYDNLIKIAAGLDLDVAELFTASDAHMGTGRRSLSREGEGRQYETPYYDHRLLCTALSHKRMMPFHTRVKARSFDEFQDWSRHRGEEFVYVLEGEVMLYTEFYEPARLKAGESFYIDSRMGHRVISLSEADAMVLWVSTHADIEDE
- a CDS encoding NAD(P)/FAD-dependent oxidoreductase — encoded protein: MASEYIDTYYKRTLSDADTRYAPLAGVASTDVCVVGGGLAGLSTALELARRGRSVTLLEGRRIAWGASGRNGGSVSPAFSAGADAIKRHVDEDHYRQLYRLSMEGVEIIRDNIRTLAIADAHKVDGRLRVVRYEATDALNQWCDAQRRDFGRDVRFLTRSQVRERLLSDVYHQGVEDPASFHFHPLNYARALARECVRLGVRIHEDSPVTGVTLTGAVKHLKTAQGQIEARTVVLATGGYTGDVVPALRRAMLPIATYIMLTEPLGDRVLEAIRSTAAIGDDRRAGNYYRVLDGGRIGWGSRITTRVDDPPDLAESLRRELLSVYPQLQGLRVETAWSGRMAYARHLMPQIGQLAPDVWYCTAFGGHGMNTTSIGGRVVAEGITGDTQRYKLFEPFGLAWNGGGLGTAAVQLTYWSYQARDWWRERTTRA